The Fibrobacter sp. UWB5 genome has a window encoding:
- the tuf gene encoding elongation factor Tu — translation MAKEHFDRSKPHCNIGTIGHVDHGKTTLTAAICTTLAARGLAAAKRFDEIDNAPEEKARGITINTSHVEYTTANRHYAHVDCPGHADYVKNMVTGAAQMDGAILVVAATDGPMPQTREHILLAHQVGVPKIVVFMNKVDMVDDEELLDLVEMEVRDLLSKYEFDGDNTPIIRGSALKALEGDPAYQDKIMELMDACDTYIPLPARETEKPFLMPIEDVFTITGRGTVATGRIERGVVHLNDKVERVGLGETAEYVVTGVEMFRKLLDDAQAGDNVGLLLRGAEKKDISRGQVLAAPKSVTPHAEFKAEIYVLTKDEGGRHTPFMNGYRPQFYFRTTDVTGTIQLPEGVEMVTPGDTVTIHVNLIAPVAMEKQLRFAIREGGRTVGAGSVTEIIK, via the coding sequence ATGGCAAAAGAACATTTTGACAGAAGCAAGCCGCACTGCAACATCGGCACCATCGGCCACGTTGACCACGGCAAAACCACTCTGACCGCCGCAATCTGCACGACTCTCGCTGCACGCGGCCTCGCCGCCGCCAAGCGTTTCGACGAAATCGACAACGCTCCCGAAGAAAAGGCCCGCGGCATCACGATCAACACCTCCCACGTGGAATACACCACTGCAAACCGTCACTACGCTCACGTCGACTGCCCGGGGCACGCCGACTACGTCAAGAACATGGTGACCGGTGCTGCCCAGATGGACGGCGCCATCCTCGTCGTTGCAGCTACCGACGGCCCGATGCCGCAGACCCGTGAACACATCCTCCTCGCTCACCAGGTGGGCGTGCCGAAGATCGTCGTGTTCATGAACAAGGTCGACATGGTGGACGACGAAGAACTCCTCGACCTCGTGGAAATGGAAGTTCGCGACCTTCTGTCCAAGTACGAATTTGACGGCGACAACACCCCGATCATCCGCGGTTCCGCTCTCAAGGCCCTCGAAGGCGACCCCGCCTACCAGGACAAGATCATGGAACTCATGGACGCCTGCGACACCTACATCCCGCTTCCGGCCCGTGAAACCGAAAAGCCGTTCCTGATGCCGATCGAAGACGTGTTCACCATCACTGGTCGTGGCACCGTCGCTACCGGTCGTATCGAACGCGGCGTGGTTCACCTGAACGACAAGGTCGAACGCGTTGGTCTCGGCGAAACCGCCGAATACGTTGTTACCGGCGTTGAAATGTTCCGCAAGCTCCTCGACGACGCCCAGGCTGGCGACAACGTCGGTTTGCTCCTCCGCGGTGCAGAAAAGAAGGACATCAGCCGCGGCCAGGTGCTCGCTGCTCCGAAGTCCGTGACCCCGCACGCCGAATTCAAGGCAGAAATCTACGTCCTGACGAAGGACGAAGGTGGCCGCCACACTCCGTTCATGAACGGCTACCGTCCTCAGTTCTACTTCCGCACCACCGACGTGACTGGCACGATCCAGCTCCCGGAAGGTGTTGAAATGGTGACTCCGGGTGACACCGTGACCATTCACGTGAACCTGATCGCCCCGGTGGCAATGGAAAAGCAGCTCCGCTTCGCAATCCGCGAAGGTGGCCGTACCGTTGGCGCTGGCTCCGTAACCGAAATCATCAAGTAA
- the rpmG gene encoding 50S ribosomal protein L33, with protein sequence MPRELITLECTECNQRNYDCDKNKRLHPSRVEYKKYCPFCRKHTVHKETK encoded by the coding sequence ATGCCCAGAGAACTCATCACGCTCGAATGCACCGAATGCAATCAGCGCAACTATGACTGCGACAAGAACAAGCGTCTTCACCCCTCCCGCGTGGAGTACAAGAAGTACTGCCCGTTCTGCCGCAAGCATACTGTTCACAAGGAAACCAAGTAA